Proteins from a single region of Apium graveolens cultivar Ventura chromosome 7, ASM990537v1, whole genome shotgun sequence:
- the LOC141673876 gene encoding uncharacterized protein LOC141673876 produces the protein MVNEIEEDGTDNELDLVQFPLHSEESLLDLIIVECGKLQVNFEGEGKNSITTSIMPTGSRIIEEHWSHKSHPLEQIQYTSSESGENDNNDYGHGGVLTCDGCIQQITVSHPSYYACVKCDFFLHSFCATKLPQKLHLGASPFHPQHTLLLRRTDNLFVNVRCKVCGYQTNGFYYHCETCDIVIDIRCVFVPTRIKHRSHKHSLVQGPSSNSMCSVSNTRIARGMEYGCETCSSFKISMLCAFYPSRMKHRYDDHPLTLRQPPFFYEGVFYCEICEEHVNNQVWLYHCGESCDHSFHYDCLRWHESIKLERNFKIRRNDILHKYRVLKRSFRKNYSLMSSKYQEQMNEWGYLIGCDGCGQIICRTWCKEESF, from the exons ATGGT AAATGAGATCGAAGAAGATGGCACTGATAATGAGCTTGATTTGGTACAATTTCCTCTGCATAGTGAAGAATCACTACTTGATCTCATAATTGTCGAATGTGGCAAGCTCCAAGTTAACTTTGAGGGTGAAGGCAAAAACAGTATCACTACATCAATAATGCCTACTGGTTCGCGTATAATTGAAGAGCACTGGAGTCACAAGAGTCATCCACTAGAGCAGATCCAGTATACTTCTAGTGAGAGTGGTGAAAACGATAATAATGATTATGGACATGGAGGAGTGTTGACTTGCGATGGGTGCATTCAACAAATAACTGTATCCCATCCGTCTTACTACGCTTGTGTGAAATGCGATTTCTTTCTCCACTCCTTCTGTGCCACTAAATTGCCACAAAAGCTGCATCTAGGGGCATCCCCATTTCATCCCCAGCATACACTCTTGCTCCGGAGGACAGACAATCTTTTTGTAAATGTGCGCTGTAAAGTTTGTGGCTACCAGACGAACGGATTTTACTACCACTGTGAGACTTGTGATATTGTAATTGACATCCGTTGTGTATTCGTGCCCACGAGGATAAAACATAGATCTCACAAGCACTCCCTTGTGCAGGGTCCATCTTCCAATTCTATGTGTAGTGTGAGTAACACTCGGATCGCTCGTGGTATGGAATATGGCTGTGAAACTTGCAGCAGCTTCAAGATCAGTATGCTGTGTGCGTTTTATCCAAGTAGGATGAAACACAGATATGATGATCACCCGCTAACCTTGAGACAACCTCCATTCTTCTACGAGGGAGTATTCTACTGTGAAATATGTGAAGAACACGTTAACAATCAGGTGTGGCTCTACCATTGTGGTGAATCATGTGATCACTCTTTTCATTATGATTGCCTACGTTGGCACGAAAGCATCAAGTTAGAAAGGAACTTTAAAATCCGTAGGAATGATATATTACACAAATACAGAGTTTTGAAGAGATCTTTCAGAAAGAATTATTCCCTGATGAGTAGTAAGTATCAGGAGCAAATGAATGAATGGGGTTACCTTATAGGATGCGATGGCTGTGGACAAATTATCTGCCGCACGTGGTGCAAGGAAGAGTCATTTTAA